From Pseudobythopirellula maris, one genomic window encodes:
- a CDS encoding ABC transporter permease → MQPDRRQSRRRWLFRLIAPLVVAAVVLGAWEAIVRVRDVPTYIAPAPSVVAQTIVAEWPGLSAAWRVTLGTTLAALALAVAMGVVLAVLFSASPLLELSLAPYAVVLQVTPLVAIAPLLLLWIERTDLVLLACATIVAFFPILASTTAGLKSADPGLRDLFDLYGASRWQRLRLLLAPSATPYFLAGLKTAVNLSLVGAVVAEFVTGAAGAQSGLASAVFEGQFRLDTPKMFAALGLISLTGVGLYYATHLLGVFLLRNR, encoded by the coding sequence ATGCAACCAGACCGCCGCCAATCCCGCCGCCGATGGCTGTTCAGGCTGATCGCGCCGCTCGTGGTCGCCGCGGTGGTGCTCGGGGCGTGGGAAGCGATCGTCCGCGTGCGCGACGTGCCAACCTACATCGCGCCCGCGCCGAGCGTCGTGGCTCAGACGATCGTGGCGGAGTGGCCCGGGCTGTCGGCCGCCTGGCGGGTGACGCTCGGCACGACACTCGCCGCGCTCGCCCTGGCGGTCGCGATGGGCGTGGTGTTGGCCGTGCTGTTTAGCGCCTCGCCGTTGCTGGAGCTGAGCCTGGCGCCGTACGCCGTGGTGCTCCAAGTGACCCCCCTGGTGGCGATCGCCCCGCTGCTGCTGTTGTGGATCGAGCGGACCGACCTGGTGCTGCTGGCGTGCGCGACGATCGTGGCGTTCTTCCCGATCTTGGCCTCCACCACCGCCGGCCTGAAGAGCGCCGACCCCGGCCTCCGCGACCTGTTCGATCTGTACGGCGCCAGCCGCTGGCAAAGGCTGCGGCTGCTGCTCGCCCCGTCGGCGACGCCCTACTTCTTGGCCGGGCTGAAGACCGCGGTGAACCTGAGCCTGGTGGGCGCGGTGGTGGCCGAGTTCGTCACCGGCGCGGCGGGCGCCCAATCAGGACTCGCCTCGGCCGTGTTCGAAGGCCAGTTCCGGCTCGACACGCCAAAGATGTTCGCCGCGCTCGGGCTGATCTCGTTGACCGGCGTGGGGCTGTATTACGCGACGCACTTGTTGGGCGTTTTCTTGCTGCGAAACCGCTGA
- a CDS encoding ABC transporter ATP-binding protein — protein sequence MRLESVAKSFGRGAAAVLDDLSAAIASGEFVSLLGPSGCGKSTVLRLVAGLGGPTAGRVGVAAAKDEVAFVFQDPTLMPWATAWDNVYLPLRLRGESRPAACERVDAALERVGLADSARLRPSQLSGGMRMRVSLARALVTAPRLLLLDEPFAALDEITRQRLGDELLGLWAEHQWTVLFVTHSVYESVYLSDRVLVMSAGPGRIAEEIAIDLPRPRDASTRSDPRYAALCERASAALAYS from the coding sequence GTGCGTCTGGAAAGCGTCGCCAAGTCCTTCGGCCGCGGCGCGGCGGCGGTGCTCGACGACCTGTCGGCTGCGATCGCGTCGGGAGAATTCGTCAGCCTCCTGGGCCCCAGCGGCTGCGGCAAGAGCACGGTGCTGAGGCTCGTGGCGGGGCTCGGCGGGCCCACGGCCGGACGCGTCGGCGTTGCGGCCGCCAAGGACGAGGTGGCGTTCGTTTTCCAAGACCCCACGCTCATGCCGTGGGCCACGGCGTGGGACAACGTTTATCTGCCGCTCCGGCTGCGCGGCGAGTCGCGGCCGGCCGCGTGCGAGCGGGTAGACGCGGCGCTGGAGCGGGTCGGCCTGGCCGACTCCGCCCGGCTGCGGCCGAGCCAACTGTCGGGCGGCATGCGGATGCGGGTGTCGCTCGCCCGGGCGCTCGTGACGGCGCCGCGGCTGCTGCTGCTCGACGAGCCGTTCGCCGCGCTCGACGAGATCACCCGCCAGAGGCTCGGCGACGAGCTGCTGGGTCTGTGGGCCGAGCACCAGTGGACCGTGCTGTTTGTCACGCACAGCGTGTACGAGTCGGTCTACCTCTCCGACCGGGTGCTGGTGATGTCGGCCGGCCCGGGACGCATCGCCGAGGAAATCGCGATCGACCTGCCGAGGCCCCGCGACGCGTCGACCCGCAGCGACCCGCGCTACGCGGCGTTGTGCGAGCGGGCGTCGGCGGCGCTCGCATACAGTTAA